One region of Monomorium pharaonis isolate MP-MQ-018 chromosome 11, ASM1337386v2, whole genome shotgun sequence genomic DNA includes:
- the LOC105828423 gene encoding BTB/POZ domain-containing protein KCTD1, with protein MFPSAQIKMRLLSPSSSPATSPTMSNSSSPTPPTPAAPAYNQKMTGIPCVAAASRYTAPVHIDVGGTIYTSSLETLTKYPESRLAKLFNGSIPIVLDSLKQHYFIDRDGGMFRHILNFMRNSRLLIPDNFSDLDLLLEEARYFDIAPMCRQLEQMKKERIKNGSTTTMTTTSPSPPPSGQLGGRGTACTTAPCNRDPDKMRGNDGNCSYECVALHVSPDLGERVMLSGGRALLDEVFPETTQAVIDARSGVAWHQQDARHVIRFPLNGYCKLNSVQAITRLLNAGFRVVASNGGGVEGQQFSEYLFVRQAVNT; from the exons attgctGTCGCCAAGCAGTTCGCCGGCCACCTCGCCTACGATGTCGAATTCCTCGTCGCCAACACCACCGACGCCGGCGGCCCCGGCTTACAACCAGAAGATGACCGGTATTCCTTGCGTAGCGGCCGCTTCGAGGTACACCGCACCGGTTCACATCGACGTCGGCGGCACGATATACACGTCCTCCCTCGAGACTTTAACGAA gtaCCCGGAATCCAGGTTAGCAAAATTGTTTAACGGCAGCATCCCCATCGTTCTGGACTCGCTAAAACAACACTACTTCATCGATAGAGATGGCGGAATGTTTCGAcacatattgaattttatgcgAAATTCCCGGCTACTGATACCCGACAACTTTTCCGACCTAGATTTGCTGCTGGAAGAAGCACGATACTTCGATATTGCGC CCATGTGCAGGCAATTGGAGCAGATGAAGAAGGAGCGCATAAAGAACGGCTCGACAACGACGATGACCACCACATCGCCAAGTCCCCCGCCCTCTGGGCAGCTCGGAGGTCGCGGCACCGCCTGCACCACCGCACCCTGCAACCGCGATCCCGACAAGATGCGCGGCAACGACGGCAACTGCAGCTACGAGTGCGTGGCGTTACATGTGAGCCCGGATCTGGGCGAGCGAGTGATGCTGTCGGGTGGACGGGCGCTGCTCGACGAGGTGTTTCCGGAAACGACGCAGGCGGTGATCGACGCGCGATCCGGCGTTGCCTGGCACCAACAGGATGCCCGTCACGTCATCAGGTTCCCGCTGAACGGCTACtgcaaattgaactccgtaCAGGCGATCACAAGACTGCTGAACGCTGGCTTCCGGGTGGTCGCAAGCAACGGCGGCGGCGTTGAGGGTCAACAGTTCTCAGAGTACCTGTTCGTCAGGCAGGCCGTCAACACTTGA